A genome region from Jeongeupia sp. HS-3 includes the following:
- a CDS encoding glycosyltransferase, translating into MNRAALLIPHFNNPGGLIASLASIGASETIDVVVVDDGSTRARIDEAACRAALRAQGELRFLYLPQNVGIEHALNTGLQHIVDAGYEFAARLDCDDLAMPERFAKQIAYLDDHPDVMLLGSAVTFFDASGDRFTIRQPQGHDEIVRQMHDDNAFTHPAVMFRISAVREIGLYPTDCHAAEDFAYFWRFVARYRTANLAEVLTRSEYNDAGISMSKRRVQQAARLRLLWRHFDWTPRSALKMAKAMTSLILPLAAARTIKRIIGRKNWS; encoded by the coding sequence ATGAACCGCGCCGCGCTGCTGATACCGCATTTCAACAACCCGGGCGGGCTGATCGCCTCGCTGGCGTCGATCGGCGCAAGCGAAACGATCGACGTCGTCGTCGTTGACGATGGCAGCACCCGCGCCCGCATTGACGAGGCCGCTTGCCGTGCCGCACTCCGGGCCCAAGGTGAACTGCGCTTTTTATATTTGCCGCAAAACGTCGGCATCGAGCACGCACTCAACACCGGTTTGCAGCATATCGTCGACGCCGGCTACGAATTCGCCGCCCGGCTCGATTGCGACGATCTGGCAATGCCCGAGCGCTTCGCCAAACAGATCGCCTATCTCGATGACCATCCAGATGTGATGTTGCTCGGCAGCGCGGTGACGTTTTTCGATGCCAGTGGTGATCGCTTCACCATCCGGCAGCCGCAAGGTCACGACGAGATCGTCCGGCAGATGCACGACGACAATGCTTTCACCCATCCGGCGGTGATGTTCCGCATCAGTGCAGTGCGCGAAATCGGCCTCTATCCGACCGATTGCCACGCGGCCGAGGATTTCGCCTATTTCTGGCGCTTCGTCGCCCGTTATCGCACCGCCAATCTGGCCGAAGTGCTGACCCGCAGCGAGTACAACGACGCCGGCATCTCGATGAGCAAGCGCCGGGTGCAGCAGGCGGCAAGGCTCAGGCTGCTGTGGCGCCATTTCGACTGGACGCCGCGATCTGCGCTGAAAATGGCCAAGGCCATGACTTCGCTCATTCTGCCTTTAGCCGCAGCCCGTACAATCAAACGCATTATTGGGCGCAAGAACTGGTCATGA
- a CDS encoding glycosyltransferase: MKLLLVVRDLGLGGVERCVVLVGSWLAARGVDVTVVMMGGNRNLWGARTARLKVVDLSAAWQPKKPWTWLSGCLSLRALAKQHDVVVAATFLMPLYITWMATRGLGKRVLGWVHGPLFEVDERAHMNPVHRRVCQFIYRRLPELVFVSAHARDSMARWLGYGPDMGQGIPQGWQVIANFVEAQPPRPAGPPHAPARLLFIGRVAEEKQPALWLDTLVALEHAGQPVTLTVVGDGPLLPWLEDEAARRGLSDRLIIAGRQDDVGPYLAHADWLLLTSLFEGCPLVVLEAMQAGLPVVSTRAGGVYELFAEREAEFVTKAASGEAIAALIVAQAPHHAELAAWLAARAAAYSPDELGARWQSLLNLPTTP; this comes from the coding sequence ATGAAACTACTTTTGGTCGTGCGCGATCTTGGCCTTGGCGGCGTCGAGCGCTGCGTGGTGCTGGTTGGCAGCTGGCTGGCGGCGCGTGGTGTCGATGTCACCGTGGTGATGATGGGCGGCAACCGCAACCTCTGGGGGGCTCGTACCGCCAGGCTCAAGGTCGTCGATCTTTCGGCCGCGTGGCAGCCGAAGAAGCCGTGGACGTGGCTGTCCGGCTGCTTGTCGCTGCGTGCGCTGGCAAAGCAGCACGATGTGGTGGTCGCGGCAACGTTCCTGATGCCGCTCTATATCACCTGGATGGCGACGCGTGGCCTTGGCAAGCGCGTGCTCGGTTGGGTGCACGGGCCGCTGTTCGAGGTCGACGAGCGCGCGCACATGAACCCGGTGCATCGGCGCGTCTGCCAATTCATTTATCGCCGCTTGCCCGAACTGGTGTTCGTCTCCGCGCACGCGCGTGACTCGATGGCGAGATGGCTTGGATACGGGCCCGACATGGGGCAGGGCATCCCGCAAGGCTGGCAGGTGATTGCCAATTTCGTCGAAGCGCAACCGCCGCGCCCGGCTGGCCCGCCGCATGCGCCGGCAAGACTGCTGTTCATCGGCCGGGTGGCCGAGGAAAAACAACCGGCGCTGTGGCTGGATACGCTGGTGGCGCTCGAGCACGCCGGCCAGCCGGTGACGCTGACCGTGGTTGGCGATGGCCCGCTTCTGCCGTGGCTTGAAGACGAGGCGGCCCGGCGTGGCCTGAGCGATCGGTTGATCATCGCCGGCCGGCAGGACGACGTTGGCCCCTACCTGGCGCACGCCGACTGGCTGCTGCTGACCTCCTTGTTCGAAGGCTGCCCGCTGGTCGTGCTCGAAGCGATGCAGGCCGGCTTGCCGGTGGTGTCGACGCGCGCTGGCGGCGTATACGAACTATTTGCCGAGCGCGAAGCCGAATTCGTCACCAAAGCGGCGAGCGGCGAGGCGATTGCCGCGCTGATCGTCGCGCAAGCGCCGCATCACGCCGAACTGGCCGCATGGCTCGCCGCGCGCGCCGCGGCGTACAGCCCCGATGAACTCGGCGCTCGCTGGCAGAGCTTACTTAACCTTCCGACGACACCATGA
- a CDS encoding glycosyltransferase family 2 protein → MSPLVTIILPCYNAAALLPDTLASLSTQTFADFECIAIDDGSSDATRALLDAHAAIDPRFSIVSRENRGLIATLNEAIALSRGEWIARMDADDIAHPERLGRQLAALQASGADVCGVGVRFFGERDGLWLPPTSDAAIKAALLFNPPFAHPGAMVRASVFKQHGYDSAASHAEDYALWCALAKGGARFVGIAAPLLDYRIHPGQITQTKTAAMAQTAAAVRLDYARHALPADWADADKVRFAELAASDRALDRSDWFTFTAWLVTLAQADPATRDAFTTVWLDALIRTRGVDWRCKKRFSALSRALPPPAEERGKWQRQRVRVLAGDAVYGLIKRLRVRA, encoded by the coding sequence ATGAGTCCGCTCGTCACTATCATCCTGCCTTGCTACAACGCCGCCGCCTTGCTGCCCGATACGCTGGCGTCGCTTTCCACGCAGACGTTTGCCGATTTCGAGTGCATCGCCATCGACGATGGCTCGTCGGATGCGACGCGTGCGCTGCTGGATGCGCACGCGGCGATCGACCCGCGCTTCAGCATCGTCAGCCGCGAAAACCGTGGGCTGATTGCGACCTTGAACGAGGCGATTGCCTTGTCGCGTGGCGAATGGATCGCGCGCATGGACGCCGACGATATTGCCCACCCCGAGCGCCTTGGCCGGCAGCTAGCCGCACTGCAGGCGTCGGGCGCCGACGTCTGCGGCGTGGGCGTGCGCTTCTTCGGCGAGCGTGACGGACTCTGGCTACCGCCAACCAGCGATGCGGCCATCAAGGCTGCGTTGCTGTTCAACCCGCCGTTCGCCCATCCCGGTGCCATGGTCAGGGCGAGCGTGTTCAAGCAGCATGGCTACGATAGTGCGGCGAGCCATGCCGAGGACTACGCGCTGTGGTGCGCGCTGGCCAAGGGCGGCGCCCGTTTCGTTGGTATCGCCGCGCCGCTGCTCGACTACCGGATTCATCCCGGCCAGATCACCCAGACCAAGACCGCCGCGATGGCGCAGACCGCCGCCGCAGTGCGGCTCGATTACGCGCGCCACGCCTTGCCGGCCGACTGGGCCGATGCGGATAAGGTCCGCTTTGCCGAGCTCGCCGCTTCCGATCGCGCGCTCGATCGCAGCGACTGGTTCACCTTTACCGCCTGGCTGGTGACCTTGGCGCAGGCCGATCCGGCCACGCGCGATGCGTTCACCACGGTCTGGCTCGATGCGCTGATCCGCACCAGGGGCGTGGACTGGCGCTGCAAAAAGCGCTTTTCCGCCTTGTCGCGCGCCTTGCCGCCGCCGGCCGAAGAGCGCGGCAAATGGCAGCGCCAGCGTGTGCGCGTGCTCGCCGGCGATGCCGTTTACGGCCTGATCAAGCGGCTGCGAGTGCGGGCATGA
- a CDS encoding flippase produces the protein MALDARLKGNIFALYLVQGLNYLVSLVTFPFLARTLGADGFGVQSYAFAVVQYGVLLTDFGFNLSATREVAIARGDTAAIARVFWRTNVAKAMLMLVSCTSLAVAIGTVPDWQQHAPVFWLSLLYVVSSVFFPIWYFQGLELMRAASLLTVAGRVVVLGALLLMVRGPDDVSTAVVLQALPAFVAGAYWWITGHGAPRPAWVAPTRSDIFASLRAGWPLFLSALSTNLYTTSTAVLLGWFASPAQVGYFAAANKLTYTVQGLIGPLVQATYPRIAQLASHDKPAAVALIGKAFKMQGLAGLGLTLVLMVGAPWIVPLLLGKGMLGSVETLIWLAPVVLLGALSYVYGLQSLLPFGDERYYSKVLVAAGVINVALLLWLLPGRGAVAAAQIVVAVEVLILAAFWWRARVHLRSRA, from the coding sequence ATGGCCCTCGACGCTCGCCTGAAAGGCAATATCTTCGCCCTGTACCTGGTTCAGGGCCTCAACTATCTGGTCTCGCTGGTTACGTTTCCGTTTCTGGCGCGCACGCTGGGCGCCGACGGCTTCGGCGTCCAGTCGTACGCGTTCGCCGTCGTTCAGTACGGCGTGCTGCTGACCGACTTCGGCTTCAATCTGTCGGCCACCCGCGAAGTGGCGATCGCCCGTGGCGATACCGCCGCGATCGCACGGGTGTTCTGGCGCACCAACGTCGCCAAGGCGATGCTGATGCTGGTGTCGTGTACCTCGCTGGCGGTAGCGATCGGCACCGTGCCGGATTGGCAGCAGCACGCGCCGGTGTTCTGGCTCTCGCTCTTGTACGTGGTTTCCAGCGTGTTCTTCCCGATCTGGTATTTCCAAGGTCTTGAACTGATGCGCGCGGCATCCTTGCTCACCGTCGCCGGTCGCGTCGTCGTGCTCGGGGCGCTGCTACTGATGGTGCGCGGGCCCGATGACGTGTCGACCGCTGTGGTGCTGCAGGCCTTGCCGGCCTTTGTCGCCGGTGCCTACTGGTGGATCACCGGTCACGGTGCGCCCCGGCCGGCATGGGTGGCGCCGACGCGTTCGGACATCTTCGCTTCGCTCAGGGCCGGCTGGCCGCTGTTCCTGTCGGCGCTGTCGACCAATCTCTATACGACCAGCACCGCGGTGTTGCTCGGCTGGTTCGCCAGTCCGGCACAGGTCGGCTATTTTGCCGCCGCCAACAAGCTCACCTACACGGTGCAGGGCTTGATCGGCCCGCTGGTGCAGGCGACGTATCCGCGCATCGCCCAGCTCGCCAGTCACGATAAACCGGCGGCAGTGGCACTGATCGGCAAGGCGTTCAAGATGCAGGGCCTCGCCGGGCTTGGTTTGACCCTGGTGTTGATGGTCGGCGCGCCGTGGATCGTGCCGCTGCTGCTCGGCAAGGGCATGCTCGGCAGCGTTGAAACGCTGATCTGGCTGGCGCCGGTGGTGCTGCTCGGCGCGTTGTCCTACGTGTACGGCCTGCAAAGCCTGCTGCCTTTCGGCGATGAGCGTTATTACAGCAAGGTGCTGGTGGCCGCCGGCGTGATCAACGTCGCGCTCTTGCTCTGGCTGCTGCCCGGTCGTGGCGCGGTGGCCGCGGCGCAGATTGTCGTGGCGGTCGAAGTGCTGATTCTGGCTGCGTTCTGGTGGCGTGCGCGGGTGCATTTGCGGAGCAGGGCATGA
- the galE gene encoding UDP-glucose 4-epimerase GalE, translating to MHVLLTGGAGYIGSHTYVELIAAGFKPVILDNFYNAKPAVLERLETITGTQIEWIKADVRDRAALDEVFKRFDVSAVIHFAGLKAVGESVEKPLEYYDNNVVGTLCLLEAMRAAGVKKLVFSSSATVYGDPQTVPIREDFPLSATNPYGRSKLMVEEMLRDLYKADSSWDLALLRYFNPVGAHESGLIGEDPQGIPNNLMPFVAQVAVGKREQLSVFGNDYPTPDGTGVRDYIHVVDLACGHVKALQKLAKNPGLVTVNLGTGQGYSVLDMVKAFEAASGKPVPYQLVARRPGDIAACYADPASAREQLGWVAEKGLKEMCEDGWRWQSQNPNGYGD from the coding sequence ATGCATGTGCTTTTGACCGGTGGTGCCGGCTATATCGGCTCGCATACCTATGTCGAGTTGATTGCCGCCGGCTTCAAGCCGGTGATTCTCGATAACTTCTACAACGCCAAGCCGGCGGTGCTGGAGCGGCTGGAAACGATCACCGGTACGCAGATCGAATGGATCAAGGCCGATGTGCGCGATCGCGCTGCGCTCGACGAGGTATTCAAGCGCTTTGACGTTTCGGCGGTGATCCACTTCGCCGGGCTCAAGGCCGTGGGCGAATCGGTAGAAAAGCCGCTTGAGTACTACGACAACAACGTCGTTGGCACCTTGTGCCTGCTGGAAGCGATGCGCGCCGCCGGGGTGAAAAAGCTGGTGTTCTCCAGCTCGGCCACCGTGTACGGCGATCCGCAGACGGTGCCGATTCGCGAGGATTTCCCGCTGTCGGCGACCAATCCGTACGGGCGCTCCAAACTGATGGTCGAGGAGATGCTGCGCGATCTGTACAAAGCCGACTCAAGCTGGGATCTGGCGCTGCTGCGTTATTTCAACCCGGTCGGTGCGCACGAGTCCGGGCTGATCGGCGAAGATCCGCAGGGCATTCCAAACAACCTGATGCCTTTTGTGGCTCAGGTGGCCGTTGGCAAGCGTGAACAACTGTCGGTGTTTGGCAATGACTACCCGACGCCCGACGGCACCGGCGTGCGCGACTATATCCACGTCGTCGATCTGGCGTGCGGCCATGTCAAGGCGCTGCAAAAGCTGGCAAAGAATCCGGGTCTCGTGACCGTCAATCTGGGTACCGGTCAGGGTTATTCGGTGCTCGACATGGTCAAGGCGTTTGAGGCCGCTTCGGGCAAACCGGTGCCATATCAGCTGGTCGCGCGTCGTCCCGGCGATATCGCCGCCTGCTATGCCGACCCGGCATCGGCGCGCGAGCAGCTCGGCTGGGTGGCCGAGAAGGGCTTGAAAGAAATGTGCGAAGACGGCTGGCGCTGGCAAAGTCAGAACCCGAACGGCTACGGCGACTGA
- the lptG gene encoding LPS export ABC transporter permease LptG: protein MMKLLSRYLLKELTLFVLFTLVGLLALYMFFDVIAQFSQLGKGGYRVIDALIYVALQIPGNAYELMPIAVLIGSIFALSNLNGNSELTVMRAAGVSVQRLLLWLVGIGVAYSAFTVVLGEYVAPVTMRMASQYRLAATKQMIAGDFHSGVWVKDGRQIVNIAEMLPDLSVQRVRIYEFSEQRTLDRIVDGVQGRYKGNGVWTLAPALQTSFLPASGGVVLKNEALFDWATQITPEMLAVLLVEPAQMSARALMRYIDHLEVNGQKTQRYQLALWGKLFYPLACLSMVVIALPFSQTQRRSANVGVKLFIGILTGVTFHFFNRLVVYLGELQNWPAPAVVSIPTLTFMGAALWLLWRQEKR, encoded by the coding sequence ATGATGAAGTTGCTGTCGCGTTACCTGCTGAAAGAACTGACGCTGTTCGTGCTGTTCACGCTGGTCGGTCTGCTGGCGCTGTACATGTTTTTCGACGTGATCGCGCAGTTCTCGCAGCTTGGCAAGGGCGGTTACCGGGTGATCGATGCGCTGATTTACGTCGCGCTGCAAATTCCCGGCAATGCGTATGAATTGATGCCGATCGCGGTGCTGATCGGCAGCATCTTTGCGCTCTCCAATCTCAACGGCAATTCCGAGCTGACGGTGATGCGCGCCGCCGGTGTATCGGTGCAGCGATTGCTGCTGTGGCTGGTCGGTATTGGTGTGGCGTATAGCGCGTTTACCGTGGTGCTCGGTGAGTACGTTGCGCCGGTGACCATGCGCATGGCCAGCCAATACCGGCTGGCGGCGACCAAACAGATGATCGCCGGGGATTTTCACTCGGGTGTCTGGGTCAAGGATGGCCGGCAGATCGTCAATATCGCCGAAATGCTGCCGGATCTCTCGGTGCAGCGCGTGCGCATCTACGAGTTCAGCGAGCAGCGCACGCTGGACCGCATCGTCGATGGCGTGCAGGGGCGCTACAAAGGCAATGGCGTATGGACGCTGGCGCCTGCGCTGCAAACAAGCTTTCTGCCGGCATCGGGCGGAGTTGTACTCAAGAACGAGGCGCTCTTCGACTGGGCTACGCAGATCACCCCCGAGATGCTTGCGGTGCTGCTGGTTGAACCCGCGCAGATGTCGGCGCGCGCGCTGATGCGTTATATCGATCACCTTGAAGTCAACGGCCAGAAAACCCAGCGTTACCAGTTGGCGTTGTGGGGCAAGCTCTTCTATCCGCTCGCCTGTCTGTCGATGGTGGTGATTGCCTTGCCGTTCTCGCAAACGCAGCGGCGTAGCGCCAATGTCGGCGTGAAACTTTTCATCGGTATTCTCACCGGCGTCACTTTCCACTTCTTCAACCGCCTCGTGGTGTATCTGGGCGAGCTGCAGAACTGGCCGGCGCCGGCCGTGGTATCCATTCCCACGCTGACCTTTATGGGCGCGGCGCTGTGGTTGCTGTGGCGCCAGGAAAAACGTTAA
- the lptF gene encoding LPS export ABC transporter permease LptF, with the protein MLFRRSLIHEMSWVAIAVFSVLLLVVMTTQVVKLLGQATLGVLGSGAVWVLMGFTSLRYLPMLMSLMLFIAILSTMTRLWKDNEMVIWFASGRSIKSFIRPVLEFAIPIVLLIAALSLFAWPWAQRESRDFREKSAQRQEVSQVAPGVFRESAAADRIYFVEHFVADTGRGKNVFAQLRGKNGKLTVVVANEGGLFLDQHGERWLWLGKGHAYTGVPGTAAYETTEFERAQLKVETHDKPVSSPSTQAKSTMELLGSSSPEEQGELAWRIALPISALIMAMCAIPFAFFNPRGGRALNLLGAVFVYFLYYNFINIGQAWIADGKIPVMVGMWPIHGAALAMMFLLYRWRGHAR; encoded by the coding sequence ATGCTGTTCAGACGAAGCCTGATTCACGAAATGTCCTGGGTAGCGATCGCCGTTTTTTCGGTGTTGCTGCTTGTCGTCATGACCACGCAGGTCGTCAAGCTGCTCGGCCAGGCGACGCTTGGCGTGCTCGGTAGCGGCGCGGTCTGGGTGCTGATGGGCTTTACCTCGTTGCGTTATCTGCCGATGTTGATGTCGCTGATGTTGTTCATCGCCATTCTCTCGACCATGACACGACTATGGAAAGACAACGAGATGGTGATCTGGTTCGCCAGCGGTCGCTCGATCAAGAGTTTCATCCGGCCGGTACTCGAGTTCGCCATCCCCATCGTGTTGCTGATTGCCGCGCTGTCGTTGTTTGCCTGGCCGTGGGCACAGCGCGAAAGCCGTGATTTTCGCGAGAAATCGGCCCAGCGCCAGGAAGTCTCGCAAGTTGCACCCGGGGTATTCCGTGAATCGGCCGCGGCGGACCGGATCTATTTCGTCGAACATTTCGTTGCCGACACCGGGCGGGGCAAGAACGTGTTCGCGCAGCTGCGCGGCAAGAACGGCAAGCTCACGGTTGTTGTTGCCAACGAGGGCGGGCTGTTTCTCGATCAGCACGGCGAGCGTTGGCTGTGGCTCGGCAAGGGCCATGCCTATACCGGCGTGCCGGGAACGGCTGCGTACGAAACCACCGAGTTCGAGCGTGCGCAGCTCAAGGTCGAAACGCACGATAAACCGGTATCCAGCCCGAGCACGCAGGCCAAAAGCACCATGGAGCTTCTTGGCAGCAGTAGTCCCGAGGAGCAGGGCGAACTGGCCTGGCGGATTGCGCTGCCGATCTCGGCGCTGATCATGGCGATGTGCGCGATTCCGTTCGCGTTTTTCAATCCGCGCGGCGGCCGGGCGCTGAACCTGCTCGGGGCGGTGTTCGTGTATTTCCTGTATTACAACTTCATCAATATCGGTCAGGCATGGATTGCCGACGGCAAGATTCCCGTCATGGTCGGCATGTGGCCGATTCATGGCGCGGCGCTGGCGATGATGTTTCTGCTCTATCGTTGGCGAGGGCATGCGCGATGA
- a CDS encoding leucyl aminopeptidase: MEFSINLTAPEKAAADCLVLPLSGIKLPAALAKLDERASGWLSTLIAGADFSDKAGTVLSGYLPIDGAPQKVVLLQLGKDVSPASLRKAFDALARTLIAGKSASVTIALPPLKGIDAEDAVAAITQAIILESYRFTQFKSEPEPAPALISITLLLTKKGELKAAEEGLARGLAVGHGMNLTRDLGNLPGNICTPTRLAEEAAHLAERFALKLTVLEEADMAALGMGSLLSVAKGSTQPPKLIVLEYHGAGDGKKAAKPAVLVGKGITFDSGGISLKPGEGMDEMKYDMCGAATVLGTLRAVCELALPVNVIGVIPTCENMPAGNAVKPGDIVRSMSGQTIEVLNTDAEGRLILCDALSYVAKFDPDVVVDIATLTGACIIALGHVTTGLFANDDDLADALYAAGQQTGDKAWRLPVWDEYQDQLKSNFADMANIGGRPAGSITAAAFLSRFTKDYRWAHLDIAGTAWKSGAAKGATGRPVPLLVEFLRQRVEKKGKN; the protein is encoded by the coding sequence ATGGAGTTTAGCATCAATCTTACCGCCCCCGAAAAAGCCGCCGCCGACTGCCTGGTGCTGCCGCTTTCCGGGATCAAACTCCCAGCAGCCCTTGCCAAGCTCGATGAGCGCGCCAGTGGCTGGCTGTCCACGCTCATCGCGGGCGCAGACTTCAGCGACAAGGCTGGCACGGTACTGAGCGGCTATCTGCCGATCGATGGCGCACCACAAAAGGTGGTGTTGCTACAGCTTGGCAAGGACGTGAGCCCGGCATCGCTGCGCAAGGCATTTGACGCACTCGCGCGCACGCTGATCGCCGGCAAATCGGCCAGCGTCACGATCGCGCTGCCGCCGCTGAAAGGGATTGATGCAGAGGACGCCGTCGCCGCGATCACGCAGGCGATCATCCTGGAATCCTATCGCTTCACCCAGTTCAAGTCCGAGCCGGAACCCGCGCCAGCGCTGATCAGCATCACGCTGCTGCTGACGAAAAAAGGCGAACTGAAGGCCGCCGAGGAAGGCCTGGCCCGCGGCCTCGCCGTCGGCCATGGCATGAATCTGACCCGTGATCTGGGCAACCTGCCCGGCAATATCTGCACACCGACGCGGCTGGCCGAAGAGGCCGCGCATCTGGCCGAGCGTTTCGCGCTGAAGCTGACCGTGCTGGAAGAGGCCGATATGGCCGCGCTCGGCATGGGCTCGCTGCTGTCGGTCGCCAAGGGCTCGACCCAGCCGCCGAAGCTGATCGTGCTCGAATACCACGGCGCTGGCGACGGCAAGAAAGCCGCCAAGCCGGCGGTGCTGGTCGGCAAGGGCATCACCTTCGATTCGGGCGGCATTTCGCTCAAGCCCGGCGAGGGCATGGATGAAATGAAGTACGACATGTGCGGCGCCGCCACCGTGCTCGGCACGCTGCGCGCGGTGTGCGAGCTGGCGCTGCCGGTCAACGTGATCGGGGTGATCCCGACCTGCGAAAACATGCCGGCCGGCAACGCGGTCAAGCCTGGCGACATCGTCCGTTCGATGTCGGGCCAGACGATCGAAGTACTGAACACCGACGCCGAAGGCCGGCTGATCCTGTGCGACGCGCTGTCCTACGTCGCCAAGTTCGACCCGGATGTCGTCGTCGACATCGCCACGCTGACCGGTGCCTGCATCATCGCGCTCGGCCACGTCACCACCGGGCTGTTTGCCAATGACGACGACCTCGCCGACGCGCTGTACGCCGCTGGCCAGCAGACCGGCGACAAGGCCTGGCGCCTGCCGGTGTGGGATGAATACCAGGATCAGCTGAAGTCCAATTTTGCCGACATGGCCAATATCGGCGGTCGCCCGGCCGGCTCGATCACCGCCGCAGCCTTTCTGTCGCGCTTTACCAAGGACTACCGCTGGGCTCACCTCGATATCGCCGGCACGGCATGGAAATCCGGCGCAGCCAAGGGTGCAACCGGACGACCGGTGCCGCTGCTGGTCGAGTTCCTGCGCCAACGCGTCGAGAAAAAAGGTAAGAACTAA
- a CDS encoding DNA polymerase III subunit chi: MAPVAQVTFYFNVKSREQALCQLVGKAMTQKLTINVLAESESAAYALDRLLWELPQTGFIPHCAADHPDAARTPVIVDYRVEKMPVRDALFNWTDGVPAGLDRYARVIEIVDQSDEARAAARTRWRAYQAHGITPDSIDLLELAARP; the protein is encoded by the coding sequence ATGGCGCCCGTGGCGCAGGTCACGTTCTACTTCAATGTCAAAAGCCGCGAGCAGGCGCTGTGCCAGCTCGTCGGCAAGGCGATGACGCAAAAACTGACGATCAATGTGCTCGCGGAGAGTGAATCGGCCGCGTATGCGCTCGACCGGCTGTTGTGGGAGCTGCCGCAAACCGGCTTCATACCGCATTGCGCCGCCGACCATCCCGATGCCGCACGCACCCCGGTGATCGTCGATTACCGCGTCGAGAAAATGCCGGTGCGCGACGCGCTGTTCAACTGGACCGACGGCGTGCCCGCCGGGCTCGACCGCTATGCCCGGGTGATCGAGATCGTCGATCAGTCCGACGAAGCCCGTGCCGCGGCGCGCACGCGCTGGCGTGCTTATCAGGCACACGGCATCACGCCCGACTCCATCGACCTTCTCGAATTGGCCGCCCGCCCATGA
- a CDS encoding energy transducer TonB, translating to MQLRYAMLVSFAAHAGVVAFGSGWLAHSVPPQPSPAMPLTVVLLAAPAAVPALEAPAAAVAVRLSAAPKQGKPAAAPKASLPAPQRQPVLALAPSVSRPAPTVPAETKPVEPVVADTAPPAVVKPDGARAHVAEGGGEAPSAPPSWPGYLANPEPEMPLASRQRGEVGKVVLKVRVGRDGKPLAVEVQRSSGFGRLDEAARKTVAERWHFIAARRGDTPVEADVHVPIVFRLKD from the coding sequence GTGCAACTGCGCTATGCCATGCTGGTTTCGTTCGCCGCGCACGCCGGTGTCGTGGCGTTCGGTTCCGGCTGGCTGGCGCATTCGGTACCGCCGCAGCCTTCGCCGGCAATGCCGCTGACAGTGGTGCTGCTCGCTGCGCCGGCGGCGGTGCCTGCACTGGAGGCACCGGCCGCAGCAGTGGCGGTGCGGCTTAGCGCGGCTCCGAAACAGGGCAAGCCGGCGGCGGCACCGAAGGCCAGCTTGCCAGCGCCGCAGCGCCAGCCGGTCTTGGCGCTGGCACCGTCAGTATCGCGGCCCGCACCGACTGTTCCGGCTGAAACCAAGCCGGTCGAGCCTGTGGTCGCGGATACCGCACCGCCGGCAGTGGTCAAGCCAGACGGCGCACGCGCACACGTTGCGGAGGGCGGCGGCGAGGCGCCGAGTGCACCGCCAAGCTGGCCCGGCTATCTGGCCAATCCCGAGCCGGAAATGCCGCTGGCGTCGCGCCAGCGCGGCGAAGTGGGCAAGGTCGTGCTCAAGGTCAGGGTCGGGCGCGATGGCAAGCCGCTGGCGGTCGAGGTGCAGCGCAGCAGCGGCTTTGGCCGGCTCGACGAGGCCGCACGCAAGACCGTGGCCGAGCGCTGGCATTTCATCGCCGCCAGGCGCGGCGATACGCCGGTCGAGGCCGACGTGCATGTGCCGATCGTGTTCCGGCTGAAAGACTAG